One Photobacterium sp. TY1-4 genomic window carries:
- a CDS encoding response regulator, with amino-acid sequence MEHILVVEDEVQLAALTEDYLKAAGYQTSALHEGTQVVEWVRANQPDLILLDCMLPGKDGISICRELRTFTQVPILMVTAKVDEIDRLIGLEIGADDYICKPCSLREVVARVKAVLRRYALVPQHLTPEREQETQTPALQLDKAKFKATLNGLDLDLTAVEFAMLDILASSPGRVYSRSQLMEAIYRDNRIVSERTIDSHIKKLRKKFTEVQPDYELIHSVYGAGYKLEFS; translated from the coding sequence ATGGAACATATTTTAGTTGTGGAAGATGAAGTGCAGCTGGCTGCGCTGACCGAAGATTACCTCAAGGCGGCGGGCTATCAGACCAGTGCGTTGCATGAAGGCACTCAGGTCGTGGAATGGGTCAGGGCTAATCAGCCTGATCTGATCTTGCTTGATTGCATGTTGCCGGGGAAAGATGGGATTTCAATTTGCCGCGAACTGCGCACGTTTACGCAGGTGCCGATTTTGATGGTAACGGCCAAAGTCGATGAAATTGATCGCTTGATCGGCCTGGAAATCGGGGCAGATGATTATATCTGTAAGCCGTGCAGCTTGCGTGAGGTCGTGGCACGGGTGAAGGCTGTGCTCAGACGCTATGCACTGGTGCCGCAGCATTTAACGCCGGAGCGAGAGCAGGAAACACAAACGCCGGCGTTGCAACTGGACAAAGCGAAGTTCAAAGCCACCCTGAACGGATTGGACCTGGATCTCACGGCGGTAGAATTTGCCATGCTGGATATTCTGGCTTCGTCACCGGGCCGGGTTTATTCCCGTAGCCAACTGATGGAAGCCATTTACCGGGACAACCGGATTGTCAGCGAACGGACCATAGACAGTCACATTAAAAAATTGCGCAAGAAATTTACCGAAGTTCAGCCGGATTACGAACTGATCCATTCGGTGTATGGCGCTGGATATAAGCTCGAATTTTCATGA